Proteins from one Silurus meridionalis isolate SWU-2019-XX chromosome 3, ASM1480568v1, whole genome shotgun sequence genomic window:
- the LOC124382938 gene encoding uncharacterized protein LOC124382938 isoform X2, translating to MVSLPDQHHDKAVISEHKIDNFNLCPKILIKEMINSDQLVVAEVLPSDLPECQPEEQDKGGDGSLTEYSEKEVIACDDDVDDGEEESELDKKEDFSDAEFSAIPSENNESLYSSDSDWSDEEYAENPTESKDSWNSLNNSVPDNPVYFCLNGTKTKASSTKKTGKKVCFSKEVTVHILEEWPLESQEAQDESC from the exons ATGGTCAGCCTGCCTGATCAGCATCATGACAAGGCCGTGATCAGTGAACACAAAATAgataattttaatttgtgtccAAAAATCCTTATAAAGGAAATGATTAATTCTGATCAGCTCGTTGTGGCAGAAGTTCTGCCCTCGGACTTACCTGAATGTCAGCCTGAGGAGCAGGATAAAGGTGGTGATGGTAGTTTGACAGAATATAGTGAGAAGGAGGTCATAgcatgtgatgatgatgtggacGATGGGGAAGAGGAATCTGAATTGGACAAGAAAGAAGATTTCTCAGATGCAGAGTTTTCAGCGATTCCCTCGGAGAACAACGAGTCCTTGTACAGcagtgattctgattggtctgatGAAGAATATGCAGAAAATCCCACAGAAAGCAAAGACTCCTGGAATTCTTTGAACAACAGTGTTCCCGATAATCCAGTGTACTTCTGTCTTAATGGAACTAAAACAAAGGCATCAAGCACAAAGAAAACAGGGAAAAAG GTGTGTTTCAGTAAGGAGGTGACTGTCCATATACTCGAGGAATGGCCCCTTGAAAGTCAGGAAGCACAAGATGAGTCTTGTTAG